DNA sequence from the Tissierella sp. MB52-C2 genome:
TTAGATTTGGAAGCAACATTACTGTGCATAATAGCTTCAGCCGTTATATTTTTTCCACAGTTAATTACAGAGTTTTCAATGAATTTAGTAGAAATGTTTCCCTTAGTATTTATAGTTAGCCTACTATATCCTTGAATTCCCTGACGTACTAGAATATCACCTTCTGATTCGATATAGCCCCCTTCTAATGCTCCCTTTACTTCAACAGAGCCAGTAGATTTTAAAATAAATCCATTTAATATATCTTTATTTACAATTACATTTCCATTAAAATCTATATGGCCTGTACTACTGTCTATATTTTCTATACTTAATACAGGTGATACTATAACTCTACCACCACTTAATTCTACTAGACCACTGGATTCTGCCTTTAAAAAAGTACCATCAAAAGAAACACTTACATTTTTACCATATCTAAACTTGGGTACTTTCCCCCTAACATAGGGTATTGGCTCACCATTTACCTTTGTTCCATTTACTCCCTCTCTTGGAGGTATAATTTCAGCCAAAATATCATTGGCCTCTACAGTATTAAGTGCATCTAGGTCTTTATAGTTTACAGTCCCATCTTGATTTAATTTAGGCAGTAAGGGTTTTTCTAAATCAAAATGATACTTTATACTGCCGTCTTTTCCACTAATAGGTGGCGTTCCTTCGGCAATGCACGTTTTTTCATTAATTATATTGCTGTTTAGAGTTCTTCTTAAAGTTTCTTCATCTAGACCATATTTAATATATTCTTTTATATTATTTAGTATTTCAATATAATTTAAGTTCGTATCCTCTTGACTATCCCCTGCTTTTAAAGTTATATAACCAAATAATCCATCTTTACTAATTTCTAGAATTATATTGTTATGTATATTATACATACTCCACCTCCTATAATCCTCTAACTATACCTCTTTTTTCCAATGAATTCTTAATCTTCAAAATAGCTTTGCTGTGTATTTGCGAAATTCTGGATTCTGAAAGTTCCATAATATGTCCTATTTCCTTATAAGTTAGCTCATCATAGTAATATAAAGAAATTACCATTTTTTCATTATCATTTAAGGAATCTATGGAGTTTGCTAATATTTCTTTTAGTTCTTTTCTTTCATAGACTACCTCTGGAGTTACTGTATCATGTTCAACTTCTAGGGAATAATCTCCCTTTGTTAGTAATATTTCCTCCAAGGAAGAAATATTAAATGTAGCTATATCAGATAATAGCAACTCTAATTCATTTAATGAAATCTGTAAATGAGATGCAATTTCTTCGTTATTTGGACTTCTTCCTAATTCATTTTCAAGATATGATATTGAACTTTGAACATCTTTTGATTTTTTCCTTAAAGATCTTGGTACCCAATCTAATTTTCTAATACTATCAATTATAGATCCCTTTATCCTGATTTGCGCATAGGTTTCAAACTTAATATTTTTAGTTATATCAAATTTGTCTATACTATCTATTAAACCTAATATACCATATCCTAATAAATCATCATACTCTATTTTACTACCGTAAAAATTATACATTCTTCCTGCAACAATTTTTACTAAACCAACATAATTTTCTATTAAAGATTTCTTTATTTCTTTATCTTTGGTATGATCGTACTCTATCCATAAATTTTTAATATCCATCTTATTTCCCCCCATGGAAATTATATTATTTTTTCTCCATGGCCAATTGTCTTAACTTGCAATGAACCGTCTGTAGAATTTAATATTATAGTTCTACCAAAATTTCCACCTGTATCTTCTGAAATTATTTTAATATTTAACTCCTTTAACTTCATTTTAGTAGCAGCTACATTTCTTTCACCGATTTTTAAAATGTCATTATTAGAATTAAAATTAAACATTTGAGAACCACCAGTTATTTTAGCTATTAAATTGTTCTTGTTTGCACCCATTTTAATCATTGAATTTAATAATTCTTCAATACCTGTATCTGCAAACTTAGCTTTATTTTCATTATTCTTTATTTCCCTACTGGAGGGCAACATAATATGAGCTAGTCCTGCAACTTTATTCGCTTTATCATATAATATAATTCCTACACAAGAACCTAATCCTAATGTGGTCAAAAAATTAGGAGATTTAGTTACATTCAGATCTGCCATTCCAACTTTTATAGTTTTTACATCCATTCTACTTTACTCCCAATGCAATTAATATTTTATCAAAAGAATCTAAATCTGGAAGGAAAAATAAATTTCCAGATACAAGATTTCTTTCTTCTTCAAAGACTGTTTCTATCATCAAGGCATGATCTGACATATGTCCATATTGAATAGCTGGTACACTAAGAATAGCACCTGCCATATCTATAGAAATTGAGGGAATAGATATAAAAACATTTAACCCTGTAAGAGAAGATAAAGAATTTGCATAGGATGATGCTATAATATTTCCTACCTCTGATAAAGCTGATATATCCATATCATCAAGCTCTTTACCTTTTTTCTCTCTATTATATAATAAGTTTGTTAAATTAATGGCAGAGTCCAAGTCTAATGCAAACATCATATTACCTACTACATCTTCTAAAAGTTCAAAGTAAATTCCAACTACTAAGTTTTCCTCTCCACCTAATATTTGGGCAACATCTTTAAACTCCATAATCCTAACATTAGGCACTCTCATATCTATCTTTTTAGATATCATACTTGCCAAAGCAGTGGCAGCATTTCCCGCTCCTATATTTCCTAACTCCTTAAGTATGTCTATCATAAAATTATTTAGATTTTCCACATTAATAGTCATATAATCCACCTCTAATACTCAAGTATTTTTAATGGCTCTAATAATATTATTAATCTATCAGTTAATTTACCAATTCCACATACATAAGATAAATATTCGTTATCAGGAGAAACAGGAGTATTATCTATATTCTCTTTATCTATTTCTATAACTTCTGAAGATGAGTCAACTATTAACCCTGCTAAAATATCTTCATCTGAAACTATAATTATACGAGTATTATTGTTTATCTCTTTTGATTCCATATTAAGTTTTAATCTTAAATCAATTACTGGAATAACTTCCCCTCGTAAATTAATAACTCCTTTAACATGATTTGGAGCATTAGGGATTCTAGTAGATGCTTCCATCTTTTCTATAGAAATAACTTTACTAATTGGGATTCCATAATATTCCTTTTCTAATTTAAATACTACATACTTATTATCTATTGTATCAGTCATATTGTCTCCCCCTTATATTAGTGAATTAACATCTAATATCAATGAAATATTTCCATTACCTAAAATTGTAGCGCCAGATAAATATTTAACTCCACTTAAATATTTTCCTAAGCTTTTAATAACTATTTCTTGTTGTCCAATTAAATTATCAACTATTAGACCTGCTTGCTTGTCCCCTTTTTTAACTACTACAACTATTAAATCTTCTTTTTCATCATCATCTGAAATATCAAGTACATTCTTCAATCTTATAATTGGTAAAGTCATACCTCTATAAAGTACAACTTCCTGACCCTGTACATCCCTTATCTGACTTTGGGATATATTTATTATTTCAGTAATAGAACTTAATGGGATAGCATATATTTCATGACTTAATTTTATAAGCAATGCTTGGATTATTGCCAATGTTAAAGGAATTCTAATTATAAACTTAGTACCCTTTCCTTTACTGCTAACGACTTCTATATTGCCATTTATTGCCTCAATTT
Encoded proteins:
- a CDS encoding chemotaxis protein CheC; the encoded protein is MTINVENLNNFMIDILKELGNIGAGNAATALASMISKKIDMRVPNVRIMEFKDVAQILGGEENLVVGIYFELLEDVVGNMMFALDLDSAINLTNLLYNREKKGKELDDMDISALSEVGNIIASSYANSLSSLTGLNVFISIPSISIDMAGAILSVPAIQYGHMSDHALMIETVFEEERNLVSGNLFFLPDLDSFDKILIALGVK
- a CDS encoding FapA family protein — protein: MYNIHNNIILEISKDGLFGYITLKAGDSQEDTNLNYIEILNNIKEYIKYGLDEETLRRTLNSNIINEKTCIAEGTPPISGKDGSIKYHFDLEKPLLPKLNQDGTVNYKDLDALNTVEANDILAEIIPPREGVNGTKVNGEPIPYVRGKVPKFRYGKNVSVSFDGTFLKAESSGLVELSGGRVIVSPVLSIENIDSSTGHIDFNGNVIVNKDILNGFILKSTGSVEVKGALEGGYIESEGDILVRQGIQGYSRLTINTKGNISTKFIENSVINCGKNITAEAIMHSNVASKSNIIVLGKKGLIVGGSCKAKNEIRARIIGSSMATTTILEVGVDPDIKHRYDGLSEKLKSSKDNLEKINQSLKVLETLKRSNKLDGSKSQLYSDLVKGQLTLNMEIGKTERELNQIKDQMTNLSRGQIMVADTIYPGVKVIIGDSYMYIRDEMKRCRFYRENGEIRVGTY
- a CDS encoding FliA/WhiG family RNA polymerase sigma factor is translated as MDIKNLWIEYDHTKDKEIKKSLIENYVGLVKIVAGRMYNFYGSKIEYDDLLGYGILGLIDSIDKFDITKNIKFETYAQIRIKGSIIDSIRKLDWVPRSLRKKSKDVQSSISYLENELGRSPNNEEIASHLQISLNELELLLSDIATFNISSLEEILLTKGDYSLEVEHDTVTPEVVYERKELKEILANSIDSLNDNEKMVISLYYYDELTYKEIGHIMELSESRISQIHSKAILKIKNSLEKRGIVRGL
- a CDS encoding chemotaxis protein CheW — protein: MTDTIDNKYVVFKLEKEYYGIPISKVISIEKMEASTRIPNAPNHVKGVINLRGEVIPVIDLRLKLNMESKEINNNTRIIIVSDEDILAGLIVDSSSEVIEIDKENIDNTPVSPDNEYLSYVCGIGKLTDRLIILLEPLKILEY
- a CDS encoding chemotaxis protein CheD (catalyzes the conversion of glutamine residues to glutamate on methyl-accepting chemotaxis receptors); this encodes MDVKTIKVGMADLNVTKSPNFLTTLGLGSCVGIILYDKANKVAGLAHIMLPSSREIKNNENKAKFADTGIEELLNSMIKMGANKNNLIAKITGGSQMFNFNSNNDILKIGERNVAATKMKLKELNIKIISEDTGGNFGRTIILNSTDGSLQVKTIGHGEKII